GCAAAGAGCGGCTTCGAGAATCTCGAAGACGAGATGGCGTCCCTGCTGGGCCGTCCAAAGTCTCCTTCGTGAGATCGGCGACAGTCCCGCGTAGAGTTCTATTTTTTGCAAGCTTGATCGCCGCCGGATCGCTGATCGATCCGGCGCTGGCGCAGGATATCAGCATCAATCTCGGCGGCGGTGGCGGCGGCGTCACCGAGCGCGCGATCCAGTTGATCGCGCTGCTGACCATCCTGTCGGTCGCGCCGTCGATCCTGATCATGATGACGTCGTTCACCCGGATCGTGGTGGTGCTGTCGCTGTTGCGCACCGCCTTGGGTACCGCGACCGCGCCGCCGAACTCCGTGATCATTGCGCTGGCGATGTTCCTGACCGCGTTCGTGATGGGCCCGGTGCTGCAGAAATCCTATGACGACGGCATCAAGCCGCTCGTCGCCAACCAGATCGGGGTCGAGGACGCGCTGCAGCGCGCTTCGGTGCCGTTGCGCGGCTTCATGCAGAAGAACGTGCGCGAAAAGGATTTGCGGCTGTTCATGGACCTGTCGCGCGAGCCGCCGCCGGCGACGCCGGAAGACCTGTCGCTGCGCATCCTGGTGCCGGCCTTCATGATCTCCGAACTGAAGCGCGCATTCGAGATCGGCTTCCTGTTGTTCCTCCCCTTCCTGATCATCGACCTCGTGGTCGCCTCGGTGCTGATGTCGATGGGCATGATGATGCTGCCGCCGGTCGTGGTGTCGCTGCCGTTCAAGCTGATCTTCTTCGTGCTGGTCGACGGCTGGTCGCTGGTGGCAGGGAGTTTGGTGCAGAGTTACGGGGGGTAGGCGGGAACGAGGGGAAGCGTCCTAATCCATGCTGATTGAGCCGGCCCGAATAACCTTGCCCCAGCGCTCGATCTCCTGCGGCAGGTACCTTGCAAGATATTCCGGCGTGCGTTGCTCGGGCGGAACGATCGAAAGTCCGAGAGCCTCCAGCTTCTGCCGCATATCGGCGCGGGCGATCATGTCACCCAGCGCCTTGTTCATCTTGCGCACGATCGGCTGAGGTGTCCCCTTCGGAAAGAAGAAGCCGTTCCAGACCGTGGCCTCGACGTCCTGGAGCCCCTGTTCACCGGTCGTCGCCAGGTCGGGAACGATCGGCACGCGCTTTGGCGACATGACGGCGATGGCCTTGACCGTACCGCCCCTGACCTGCGCCACCCCGGTCTGGATGGTGTCGCACATATAATCGATGCGTCCTCCGATAAGGTCCTGCATCGCCGGGCCGGCGCCGCGAAAGGGTATGTGCGTGATGTCGACGCCCATCGCCATATTCAGCAGCGCACAAGGCAGATGCGTGCCGGAGCCCACCCCGGCGGAGCCATATTGCATCTTGCTTTGGTTTGCCTTCGCGTAGGCGATGAATTCCTGCAGGTTGTTCACCGGCAGATCCTTGCGTACGACCAAAATCCGCGGCGATTCCGAAACCAGCCCAACCGGCTCGAAATCCTTGGCGGCGTCATAGGGCGGTTTCTTGTAAAGCGATTGGCTGTAGGCGTGGGTGCCCGTGTTGCCGATCAACAATGTGTATCCGTCGGGCTCCGCCTTGGCGACACGGGCGCTGCCGACGGTCCCGGCCGCAGCTCCAACGTTCTCCACGATGATCGTCTGTCCCAGGATTTCGCCAAGCGCCACCGCCTGCAGGCGCGCACTGGCGTCGATGCCGCCGCCGGCAGAGAATGGAACGACCAGCGTGATGGTCTTGCCAGGCCACTCCTGTGCGGCCGCCGGCGTGGCCATGGCGACGAGCACCAACGCAACCGCAACAATCCGTTTCGAAAGCTGCACCATGTCTCCTCCCGCAACCTTGATTGGAACGATTGGATTACGGCATCGCACTTCACTATGATGCGCCGGAACGCATTCAGGAAGCGCCTCCATGCAGCCGTCATTCGACCGCGCTGCCGAAGACCTCGGCAACGCCATCCATCTCGAACACGTCAACGTCCAGGTGCCCGACCAGCGGCTGGCCACCCTGTTCTATGTCGCAGGCCTCGGGCTGACCCGCGACCCCTACCTGATGGTGTCCGACACCAATATGTGGGTCAATGTCGGCCGCAGCCAGTTTCATCTCCCGACCGGCAAGGCGCAGGTGCTGCGCGGCCATACCGGCCTCGTCATCGCCGGCCGCGCGGCGCTGCTCGAGCGGCTCACCTCCGTCGCCAAGAAGCTCGCCGGCACCGCCTTCGCCTTCAGCGAACACAACGACTACGTCGAGGCGATCTGTCCGTGGGGCAATCGGGTGCGCTGCCATGAGCCGGACGCCGCGCGCTTCGGGCGCATCACGCTCGGCATCCCCTATGTCGCGTTCGACGTGCCGGCCGGGACGGCGAAGGGCATTGCCGCCTTCTACCCCGAGATCATGGGCATCCCGGCCGAACTCGACAACGGCGACGGCACGGTGGCGCGCGCCAGGATGGGCAAGGACCAGTATCTGCTATTCCGCGAGACCGACCGCGCGCTGCCGGACTACGACGGCCACCACGTGCAGATGTACATCACGGATTTTTCCGGCCCCTACCGCAAGCTGCAGCAGCACGGCCTGGTCTCCCAGGAAGACAACCAATACCAGTACCGCTTTCGCAACATCGTCGATCCCGCCGACGGCAGGAAGCTGTTCACGGTCGAGCACGAGGTGCGCAGCGCCACCCATCCGATGTACCTGCGGCCGCTGGTCAACCGCAACCCGGCCGTGACCAACCAGACTTACGCGCATGGCCATGAGCAATGGGACTGGGCGATGGGACCGGACCAGTACGACGCACGGTAGCGGATGTCGCCCGCTCCTGCGCGGGCAAGGGCGTTGCGCGGTACAGCCGGTAGCTTCCGCTATTCCCGCGCTATTTCCGCTCGAGAAGCTCTCACCCCTTCACGTCATACTGCTTGCTGAGATGGTCGCCGATCTGCACCAGCATCGCGACACGCTCGGGATAGCCGGGTTTGGCAATCGTCGCCTCGTCGGCGGAAGCCCGGAACTCCCAGCTGTCGCCGTCGCGCAGCACGGAGATGACGATTCCATCCGGACCCTCGGCGTGGACTTTCAGTTCGGCCTTCGCCATCGCGATCAGTTCTGCTTCGGTCTTGACGGGCTTGCTCATGGCGACGGCTTCCTCCGGATGTTGGTTTGCCGCAGGTTGCCGCTTCGGCGGGCATCTGTCGAGGGGATCGCGGCGGCGGCGCAATATTCCTGCAAAGCCGACGCGCCCGATTCAATCCGCCGATGGCCGGGACGCGGCGGAGATTTCCGGCTTGCCCGGCCGAGCCCGCGGCTTGGTCGGAATCAGCGTGGCGCCCGCCCGCTCGACCACCGCTGTCGAGGTCATGCTGATGCCGCCGGTGGAAACATCCGCTTTCGAAGCGAAATGCGCGAACAGGAAGGATGCAATACCAATGGCGGCCAGGACCGCAGCGGTCGCCGCCGGCACCCGATGCGTGCGATTATTTCCGCTCTGGGCGTCCACCGGCATCTCTCCGTTCTTGGTATCCCGGAGCTACGTCGGTAGGCGGAATCGGTTTCGGGGGGCGACTTATAATCACCCTTGTCGAAGCAGTCACCCTCATTGAACGCCCGGGGGGAAAGAAAATCGACGCTCTACCACCGCTTGGCGTCGGCCCGCGTCAATCCGATGATCCGGGGCAGCGAACCGGTGTGGACCGGCTCTCCCTTCGCGGTTCCCGGCGGCGACGGCGCCCGTGCGGTCGCATCCGGGAAGCGGCCCTTCATTTCCCGCAGGAAGCCGTCCAGCGTGTCGACGCTGGCCGCCATTTTCGCGATCGCCACGAATTCCGCGCTGCTGGCGGCGGCCGGCGTGCTGGCGGTCTCGAACGCGGCCCGGTCAGCTTCGCCGCTCATCAGCGGCGCATATTTTTCGCGGAAGCGCGCCAAGCCGATGGCGTCGTCGGCCAGCGCGTATCCGACCACCGCGCGGATCACGTCGCCCTTCTCCACCGCGTTCAGCGGTTTGAAGTCGCGCCAGCGATCGGCGTAATACAGCTCGATCTGCTCGGAGGCCTCGCGCCAGCGCCGCGACGCCCAGTAGATGTCGGAGCGCAGCCGGATCGCTTCGCGGCCGCTGATGTTCGAGATGATGTCGAGCGCCAGGTCATGGCGGCCGACGTCGCTCTGGGCGCGCGCCTCCAACAGCAGCCGTTGCTGGCGCAGTTCGCCGGAAAGGTCCGCGATCCGCGTGGTGTGAAGCGCCGATATCGCGCGATCCGGCTTGCGGTTGGTCAGGTAGACCATGGCCAGACGCGCCGCGACCTGGGCGCGCGCCGCGCCCTCCAGCCGCTTGTCGATCTGATATTGCAGGAGTTCGGCGGCCTGATCGAGCAGGTCGACCCCGACCAGCCGGTCGGCGAGCCGGCGGATCATCTCGTCGCCGCGCCGTCCGATCGGTGTCAGTTCGCTGAATTCGTAGAACATCGCAAGCGCGTCGACCGGCGGAAGATCGTCGCCCTTCGGGCTGAGATAGATCTGCGCAAACAGCGTCGCCGCCGCATCCTGCGCAGCCCGCGAAATTTCCGAATTCGGCTCCATCTTGGTCGCGGTCTTGGCCGCCGCCAGCGATTCGCCGTAGCGGCCGGTATCGGTGTAGATGCGCGCCAGCATCTGCAGCGTCCGGATCTCGACCGCGTCGCCGCGCCACGTCACCGACAGCGTCTCGAGTTCACGCAAGGCGTCGGCCTGGCTGATCTCCTCGCGCCGCTGGCGCAGGAAGACATTGAGCAGCCTGGCTTCGGCCGCGGCGGCGCGGTCGGAAGATTCGATCGCGGCCTTGTATTCGCCCTCGGCATCCTTGTCGTGGCCGAGAGCCTCGGCCAGCCGGCCGTGCAGCACCGCCATCGCCGGCTTCATCTCGGGCGGGATGCCGACCACCTGCAGATCGCTGCCGCGTTTGGCGGCGCCGGAAAAATCCCTGACCTCGAGGGAAGCCCGCATCGCCTCCGAAATCACGATGCGCTGCAGTTCGATCGGCAGCGAGGTGATGGCGAATTCGACGTTCTTGAATTTCTCCCGCGCTTCCGACCACTTGCCCTGCCGCGCCAGGCCGAGCGCCTTCCACAGCTGCGAATCGTAATTCGATCCGATCACGGGATTGGCAAGTTCCTTCAGGCCCTGTTCGGGGCGGCCCATCGCGATGCTCGCGACCGCCCGCACCATCAAAGCGATCGGATCTTCCGATCCCGACTTGACGTCGGCGAGCGCGAGATCGGCAGCACCTCTGGCCTCCGGATACATCCCGCGCGACATGTAGAAGCGGGCAAGGTCGAGCCGGGCCTGCGTGCGCCGATGGGGCTCGAGCGCACCTGCCGCGGCGATCAGCGCATCCCGGCGCGTGATAAAGTCCTCCGCCTGGTTCTTCCGCCATTCGGCGACATCGAAAATCGGCCGCACCGCGGTGGTCGCCCGCTCGGCGGCGGAGTCGGCCGATGACAGCGTCAGGCCGCCGGGCCTGCCGATGATGACCTTGTCGGGCGCGACCTCGGCGCGGACGTCTTCGGAATTGGGATGGATGGCGACGCCGTGGATCGACTCCAGCAGCGACATCTCGACAAAATCATGCCGCTTGATGAAGCCGCGGACCGGCAGCGGCGCGGTGACTACCAGCAGCGTATCGCCGGCATCCGGATCGGTAAGCCGATGCAGCAGGCCGGGCCTGGACAAGGGAACGGTGACATTGGCGAGCGCTGGATCGGTGATGTTCCGGACCACCACCAGCGGCTGCGGGGGCGCCTGTATCGTATCGGCGAAGGTGAGCGTCCAGCCCGAGCCGCCCTGATCGTCGCCGCTCAGCGACGGCATTTGCGGGCGGCTGAGGCGGATGCGGATCGCCTGTCCCTTGTCGAGCGGGATCCGGCTCACATCGCCCAGCAGCGCCCCGCCCTTGCTGCGGATCGGCGCGATGTCGATCGGCTTCGTCGTATCGAACACCAGCCAGACGGTGTCGGCGCGGCGAAACGCCGCCGCGGGCGTCACCGTGGCGAAGGCAAACGTCAGCCGCAGGCCATCGCTGTCCCGCCTGGCGCTGACGGTCGCAGCCGCTTCGCCGGCCGCCACGGCCGGCGGGGCCTGAACGACCGGCTGTGCTTGAATTGCCGGCGGCGCCTTGATCTCCGGCGCCGGTCCGGAAGCAACGGGCGCCATTATGGCCGGGGCTTCGGCGGCGGGAGCCGGCGCCTCCTTGGGCATCTCATTCGATGGCGGCGCGGGCTGCGGCGATTCCGGCGCGGGCACGCTCTTCGGCGCCGCCTCGGGATTGATTTCGATCTTCGCCTGCTTCGCGATCATCTCCGACGTCGGCGGCACGATCTCGCTCGCCTGCCGGGACGCCAGAGGCTCGACGGGCTTCGCGGCCGGGGGGGCTGTCGCCGGAGCGGCTGTCGCCGGAGCATGCGAGGTATCGGCGACCGGCGCCGGCGGCGTTTGCGGCTGCTGGAAAGCAACGTCGATGATGTAGTTCTTCTCCTCGCGGAAGGAATGAACGTCGACGTCGCCGATCAGCGTGACTTGCACCGCGGAAGTGTCGCCTTCGACCTTCTGATCGATCGAGGCGATGTTCGACGGCGCCGCCAGCTTGGCGTCCGCCAGATCGAAGTTGAGTGCGGCGTTGAACAGCAGCGACAGTTTCTGGTCGTTCAGCACGCTGGAGACGCCGACGCCGTCGGGCATTTCGAACACGAAGCGGACGAAGGTCGGCTGCACCGAGGCGCGGACGCGAATCGGCGACCGCTTCTGGGCCAGCGCGGCCGCGCGCTGCTGGCGCAGAGCGCGCTCGGCGGCCCGCGCGCGCTCGGACAATTCGCGCACCACTTCGGCAGGCAGCGCCGGCGGCGGGCCGGTCCATGTGTCGGGCAACAGGTCGACGAACACCCGCTCACCCGCCGTCATGGTGTTGATGGTCACCCTCCGCGCCAGCGACAGCCGGATCGCCGAGCCATCGGGATCGCGCCGCGCCGACCCGACATAATCGGGCACCGCGTCGGACAGTTTTTCGACCGGAATATCCACCGGGCGCTTGAACCGGATCACGAGGATGGAGCCGGCGGTGGACACGTCGGACTCGACGTCCTCGGCGAGCTTGAGAACCAGCCGGGCGTAGCCGCCGGCAGCCGAAAACGTCGCGGCTCCCCTCACCGGCTCGGTCTGGGCCAGACCGGGCGAGGTCAGGCCGAACAGGACCAGCCCGGCGGCGAGCCATGACGTCCGGCCGGGACAACGCCGCGCCGTCCGCGCGCAAGCACGGCGTCGCGACCAGAATCCAGCGGCAGCCGTTCGCGCCATTTCAAGGAGTCTTTCAGCTTCGACCATCTGTTGTATCGACGGGACGCCCTCACCCCGCGCTTTCGAATCCTAGAATTGGCGAATTAAGAGGCTGTTAATTATTCCTGCTAATTGGACTTTTGCTGCAGCATCTTGCCCTCGATTTTCGGCAATTCGGTCATGGCGGCGGACTTGTCCGATCCGGCGCGGCGCGCCAGTTCGACCGTCAACCGCTCGGCCGCTTCCGGCTGCATCAGGCCGAGAATATCGGACATCTTGCGCGGCGCGATCTGCGAGGCGATTTCGAACAGCACTCCCATCTCGAGCCGGTCGAACACCTTGGCGGCATCCTTCGGCTTCATGCCCTCATACATGGTGATGATGCCCTTGAAACGGGCGGCGTCGGCCTCGCTCCTTTGCCCGGCTGCGGTGCTGATCCGCGATTCGACCGCCTTCAGCTCCTCGACCTTGGTTTCGATCCGCTTTTCGGCTGACTTGAGCAGGCTCTCGCGAATGTCGATTTCGCGCGCACGCGCCTCCAGTTCCTGCCGGCGCTGTTGCAGCCGTTCAAGGATCGCGCGCTCCGATGCCGACACCGGCGCGCTCTGTTCCGGACGGACTGCGACGCCGTCGGGCTTGGTCACTTCCGGCGGCGCGGCGGTGGGCTTGGGAGCCTCCTCCTTCTTCGCCGCGACCGAACCGGTGATGTCGGCGGGATCGGATTTACCTCCGACCGGAAAGTTCAGGGTTTCCTGCGCCCAGGATTTCTGGGTGCTGTGCGGCTGATAGTCGAACACGTAACCGCCATCGATCACCAGTCCGGCGACCTTGAGCACGGCAAGGCCGAGGATCGCGATCAGGACGACCGGGATAACGCGAATGTCACGAAAGGATTTCATGCAGCCAGGCCATCAGACCTTCTGCGCTCGGAGAACGCCTGCGCCGCCGCGGCAACCGCCTTGGCCGACGATACCCTGGGAGCCGCCGGCGCCACCGGTTCCAATTCGGACAACGGCCTTGCGGCGAGCGCGATCTTGGACAGTCGGCGGATGACGTTGTCGCCTTCGGCGAGATGTTTCTTCAGCTGCTGCGACATCTGGGCCGCCGCGGTCAGTTGGTTGCCGAGATTCTCGTTGACGTCGCGAACGGTGTGTTTGAGGCCGCCGATGGCGCGCTCGGCGATTTCGGTGGCGGTGATCAGTTCCCCGATCGTCGCCTTCAGCGAATGCTCGTCCGCCTTCAGCCGCTTCAGCCTGGTGTTCAGCAGCATGCAATAGCCGATCGTCAGCAGCAGCAGCACCGCCACCAGGCTCTCGATCACAATTCCAAATGAATGACTCATTGGGCCTCCATCAACTTGGTTTGCTCATCGGCCTTCTCGAACATCGCGAAGGTGGTATTCGGCTTGCGGAGCTGTTTGGTGACGCGAATGGCGACCCGATCGCCGACGCGCCCCATCCGCCCTTCGGTCAGGGTGACGCTGCCGCAACGCACCGCGACCAGCGCGTCGGCGCGCATTTCGAGCGGCAGGGTGTCGCCGACCTTCAGCTTCATCAGCTGCTTGAGCGGGATATCGGCCTCATAGAGCACGGCATCGACCGAGATCTGCGCCTGCGCCACTTCCGTGGCGAAATGTCCTTCCCAGATCGGATCACGGCCGAATTTCTCGCCCATGAACATCTGCAGCAGAACGGCGCGGATCGGTTCGATGGTCGCGTAAGGCAGCAGCAGTTCGATATTGCCGCCGCGGTCTTCCATGTCGATGCGCAGCCGCACCAGGATCGCGGCATTGGCGGGCCGGCTGATGGCGGCGAAGCGCGGATTGGTTTCCAGCCGGTCGATCGTGAACTTGACCGGCGACAGCGGCCGGAACGCCTGCTCGGCGTCGGCCAGCACGACTTCGACCAGCCTCTTGACCAGATTGGTTTCGATCGTCGTATAGGGCCGGCCCTCGATGCGCAGCGAGGTCTGGCCGCGGCGGCCGCCGAGCAGAACGTCGATCATCGAATAGATCAGACTCGAGTCCACCGTGGCGAGGCCGAAATTCTCCCACTCCTCGGCCTTGAATACGCTGAGCACCGCCGGCAGCGGGATCGAATTCATGTAGTCGCCGAACCGCACCGAGGTGATGCGATCGAGCGAGACTTCGACGTTGTCGCTGGTGAAGTTGCGCAAGGAAGTGGTCATCAGCCGCACCAGGCGGTCGAAGACGATTTCGAGCATCGGCAGACGCTCGTAGGAGACCATCGCCGAATCGATGATGGCGCGAATGCCGGAATTGTCGTCGAGATTGACTTCGCCGACGGAGAAGCCGAGCAGATTGTCGATTTCCTCCTGCGACAGGACGCGCTCGCCGCCGTTCTTGCCGCCGCCGAAGTCGCGACTGCCATCTTCGACCATCGCGGCCCACTGCAGCGCCATGGTGCCGGAGATTTCGTTGGCGGCGGCCGCGGCCGCGGCTTCCGCCGGATCCTCGGAATCCAGGCTCGCTTCCCATTGGGCTGCGATTGCGTCCTGGTCGTCGAGTGGATTGCCCGCCATGATGCTAGATCCGTCTGGTCACTGGACGACAATTTCCTTGAACAACACGGCCGAGACCGTATTCGGCGCGACCGCCACGTTGACCCGCTTGGTCAGTTCTTCCTTGAGGCGAAACAGGCCGGCGGAGCCGTAGAGATCGGCCGGCCGCAGCTCGCGCAGGTAGGTCTGGAAGATGTCGGTGACGCGCGGCATCGCCGGCTTGATCGCCTCGACCTGCTTTTCTTCCCTGACCTCGAGCACGACCTTGACCTTGAGGTATTGCACGCGCTCACCGGGCAGCCCGACCAGATTGACCAGCATGTCCGGCACATCCATGAACACGGCCGGCTTCGCCGCCGGCGAAGCCTCGGCGTGCTTTTCCTCGCCGTGGCCGCCCTTGAAGAAGAGCAACCAGGCCCCGGCGCCGCCGCCGATGATGGCGAACAGGCCGAGGACCGCGATGATCAGCTTGAGCTTGCCCTTCGGGGCCGGAGCCGCGGCTTCGCCGCCGTCAGCGCCGCCTTCCATCTGATCGTTGTCTGCCATCGCCCGCCCGCCGAAGTATTAGGAAACCAACCCGATGCCGTGAGGCAGGCTATGACGCGATACAAATGCCCCCAGCGCACACGCGCTCTCTGGATGGTGACGCTAAGGTAATAATGGTTAACGGAACCTTTCTTTTGCCCAACGGGTAGGAAAAAACTGCCGGGCAAACATGGTCAACAAGACCTTATTGCCGCCCCTCCGGGCCCTCTCCGAAACACCTAAGCCATTCCAAACTGGAGATTTTCCCAACTGGCACGGCTTTCGCTCTGAGTATGGCGAACCGCGGCTTGGGAGAGCCTTCGGTTCGGCAGGATC
The sequence above is drawn from the Bradyrhizobium sediminis genome and encodes:
- a CDS encoding tetratricopeptide repeat protein, translating into MARTAAAGFWSRRRACARTARRCPGRTSWLAAGLVLFGLTSPGLAQTEPVRGAATFSAAGGYARLVLKLAEDVESDVSTAGSILVIRFKRPVDIPVEKLSDAVPDYVGSARRDPDGSAIRLSLARRVTINTMTAGERVFVDLLPDTWTGPPPALPAEVVRELSERARAAERALRQQRAAALAQKRSPIRVRASVQPTFVRFVFEMPDGVGVSSVLNDQKLSLLFNAALNFDLADAKLAAPSNIASIDQKVEGDTSAVQVTLIGDVDVHSFREEKNYIIDVAFQQPQTPPAPVADTSHAPATAAPATAPPAAKPVEPLASRQASEIVPPTSEMIAKQAKIEINPEAAPKSVPAPESPQPAPPSNEMPKEAPAPAAEAPAIMAPVASGPAPEIKAPPAIQAQPVVQAPPAVAAGEAAATVSARRDSDGLRLTFAFATVTPAAAFRRADTVWLVFDTTKPIDIAPIRSKGGALLGDVSRIPLDKGQAIRIRLSRPQMPSLSGDDQGGSGWTLTFADTIQAPPQPLVVVRNITDPALANVTVPLSRPGLLHRLTDPDAGDTLLVVTAPLPVRGFIKRHDFVEMSLLESIHGVAIHPNSEDVRAEVAPDKVIIGRPGGLTLSSADSAAERATTAVRPIFDVAEWRKNQAEDFITRRDALIAAAGALEPHRRTQARLDLARFYMSRGMYPEARGAADLALADVKSGSEDPIALMVRAVASIAMGRPEQGLKELANPVIGSNYDSQLWKALGLARQGKWSEAREKFKNVEFAITSLPIELQRIVISEAMRASLEVRDFSGAAKRGSDLQVVGIPPEMKPAMAVLHGRLAEALGHDKDAEGEYKAAIESSDRAAAAEARLLNVFLRQRREEISQADALRELETLSVTWRGDAVEIRTLQMLARIYTDTGRYGESLAAAKTATKMEPNSEISRAAQDAAATLFAQIYLSPKGDDLPPVDALAMFYEFSELTPIGRRGDEMIRRLADRLVGVDLLDQAAELLQYQIDKRLEGAARAQVAARLAMVYLTNRKPDRAISALHTTRIADLSGELRQQRLLLEARAQSDVGRHDLALDIISNISGREAIRLRSDIYWASRRWREASEQIELYYADRWRDFKPLNAVEKGDVIRAVVGYALADDAIGLARFREKYAPLMSGEADRAAFETASTPAAASSAEFVAIAKMAASVDTLDGFLREMKGRFPDATARAPSPPGTAKGEPVHTGSLPRIIGLTRADAKRW
- the fliL gene encoding flagellar basal body-associated protein FliL; this encodes MADNDQMEGGADGGEAAAPAPKGKLKLIIAVLGLFAIIGGGAGAWLLFFKGGHGEEKHAEASPAAKPAVFMDVPDMLVNLVGLPGERVQYLKVKVVLEVREEKQVEAIKPAMPRVTDIFQTYLRELRPADLYGSAGLFRLKEELTKRVNVAVAPNTVSAVLFKEIVVQ
- the fliP gene encoding flagellar type III secretion system pore protein FliP (The bacterial flagellar biogenesis protein FliP forms a type III secretion system (T3SS)-type pore required for flagellar assembly.) — encoded protein: MRSATVPRRVLFFASLIAAGSLIDPALAQDISINLGGGGGGVTERAIQLIALLTILSVAPSILIMMTSFTRIVVVLSLLRTALGTATAPPNSVIIALAMFLTAFVMGPVLQKSYDDGIKPLVANQIGVEDALQRASVPLRGFMQKNVREKDLRLFMDLSREPPPATPEDLSLRILVPAFMISELKRAFEIGFLLFLPFLIIDLVVASVLMSMGMMMLPPVVVSLPFKLIFFVLVDGWSLVAGSLVQSYGG
- a CDS encoding DUF6468 domain-containing protein; this encodes MSHSFGIVIESLVAVLLLLTIGYCMLLNTRLKRLKADEHSLKATIGELITATEIAERAIGGLKHTVRDVNENLGNQLTAAAQMSQQLKKHLAEGDNVIRRLSKIALAARPLSELEPVAPAAPRVSSAKAVAAAAQAFSERRRSDGLAA
- a CDS encoding Bug family tripartite tricarboxylate transporter substrate binding protein; amino-acid sequence: MEALPECVPAHHSEVRCRNPIVPIKVAGGDMVQLSKRIVAVALVLVAMATPAAAQEWPGKTITLVVPFSAGGGIDASARLQAVALGEILGQTIIVENVGAAAGTVGSARVAKAEPDGYTLLIGNTGTHAYSQSLYKKPPYDAAKDFEPVGLVSESPRILVVRKDLPVNNLQEFIAYAKANQSKMQYGSAGVGSGTHLPCALLNMAMGVDITHIPFRGAGPAMQDLIGGRIDYMCDTIQTGVAQVRGGTVKAIAVMSPKRVPIVPDLATTGEQGLQDVEATVWNGFFFPKGTPQPIVRKMNKALGDMIARADMRQKLEALGLSIVPPEQRTPEYLARYLPQEIERWGKVIRAGSISMD
- the fliM gene encoding flagellar motor switch protein FliM, with the translated sequence MAGNPLDDQDAIAAQWEASLDSEDPAEAAAAAAANEISGTMALQWAAMVEDGSRDFGGGKNGGERVLSQEEIDNLLGFSVGEVNLDDNSGIRAIIDSAMVSYERLPMLEIVFDRLVRLMTTSLRNFTSDNVEVSLDRITSVRFGDYMNSIPLPAVLSVFKAEEWENFGLATVDSSLIYSMIDVLLGGRRGQTSLRIEGRPYTTIETNLVKRLVEVVLADAEQAFRPLSPVKFTIDRLETNPRFAAISRPANAAILVRLRIDMEDRGGNIELLLPYATIEPIRAVLLQMFMGEKFGRDPIWEGHFATEVAQAQISVDAVLYEADIPLKQLMKLKVGDTLPLEMRADALVAVRCGSVTLTEGRMGRVGDRVAIRVTKQLRKPNTTFAMFEKADEQTKLMEAQ
- a CDS encoding MotE family protein, coding for MKSFRDIRVIPVVLIAILGLAVLKVAGLVIDGGYVFDYQPHSTQKSWAQETLNFPVGGKSDPADITGSVAAKKEEAPKPTAAPPEVTKPDGVAVRPEQSAPVSASERAILERLQQRRQELEARAREIDIRESLLKSAEKRIETKVEELKAVESRISTAAGQRSEADAARFKGIITMYEGMKPKDAAKVFDRLEMGVLFEIASQIAPRKMSDILGLMQPEAAERLTVELARRAGSDKSAAMTELPKIEGKMLQQKSN